The proteins below are encoded in one region of Equus przewalskii isolate Varuska chromosome 1, EquPr2, whole genome shotgun sequence:
- the SCART1 gene encoding scavenger receptor cysteine-rich domain-containing protein SCART1 isoform X1 — translation MRAALWALILGPLLLSLRAVPTGGPGDLRLAYRPSPCDGVVLVQREGKWGHVCNREWTQREASVVCRQLGCGDAVGAPKYVPLPGEMQLPWLHNVSCSGKESSLWECSLGAWTRSKCPHEWVVVALCKSGTFREIRLVQGRSPCAGLPEIRNVNGVDRLCGLHQEEATVFCQELRCGPALQASRQGLGVVGKYMTCRGTEKTIRDCRLNNNLRSGCDFQQDAEVVCSGHTEARLVGGEHPCAGRLEVRRGLAWGAICDSDLDQATAHVVCRELQCGVAVSMPRGTHFGRGSGLIWTEAFHCAGNESLLFHCPRGPGHQCGHDQDAGLRCSEFRLVNGSSSCEGRLELQVQGAWKPLCAAHWDLADATVLCHQLNCGNAVATPQGGHFGDGDAPIWPDVFHCTGTEPYLWNCPVSTLGAPACALGNAAAVVCSGLPDALRLRDGQSRCDGRVEISLDGVWGRVLDDGWDLHGAAVVCRQLGCGGAERAYDAPAPPRGAVPVRLSRARCLGTESRLTQCNVSAALLVSAGTSRDAGVLCSGSRRVRLAAGPGRCAGRVEVLHGGAWGTVCDDGWDLRDAHVVCRQLACGAALSAPGAAHFGAGAGRIWMDELGCGGQESALWQCPSEGWGRHDCGHKEDAGVFCSESVALRLRGGTHHCTGWLDVFYNGTWGAVCSNTLKDTSMSIICKQLGCGEQGWLENRPVHAAGLGVSWVDNIECRRLRNSTLWQCPSAPWNPRSCTRGEEVWITCAGSSEQTPQDSTETLNCLSTHSCPEEGALRVRGGEDDCSGRVELWHAGSWGTVCDDSWDLADAEVVCRQLGCGRALSALAGAAFGPGSGPVWLDEVQCRGSEASLRSCPAEPWGRGDCAHKEDAGVRCSRDKGTTALPEASGSTLVPLPALKAGSLPVTFCFILGTLLGIVLLVLGTKWCHDRGACRDSRMSGSLHSEGVYEDIAAIPVEEKDNSPGGSQDLMLEEEYDDAQELEQDPEDEGAEEGAPLSSVGLFTAWAQKFGLGRKTRVAGAPGRDDPELRMGDISETRGWERTQVHGGFHFPRKMLLNSL, via the exons ATGAGGGCCGCTCTCTGGGCCTTGATACTCGGGCCCCTTCTCCTGTCTCTCAGGGCAGTCCCCACTG GTGGACCCGGCGACCTGAGGCTGGCATACAGACCCAGCCCATGTGACGGAGTGGTGCTGGTCCAACGCGAGGGGAAGTGGGGACACGTGTGCAACCGGGAGTGGACACAGAGGGAGGCGTCTGTGGTCTGCAGGCAGCTGGGCTGTGGAGATGCGGTGGGGGCCCCCAAGTACGTCCCACTGCCTGGGGAGATGCAGCTGCCCTGGCTCCACAACGTGTCCTGCAGCGGAAAGGAGTCCTCCCTGTGGGAGTGCAGCCTCGGGGCATGGACGCGGAGCAAGTGCCCCCACGAGTGGGTGGTGGTGGCTCTGTGCAAGA GCGGCACTTTTCGGGAGATCCGGCTGGTGCAGGGCCGCAGCCCCTGCGCGGGGCTCCCCGAGATCAGGAACGTGAACGGGGTGGATCGCCTCTGTGGCCTGCACCAGGAGGAGGCCACGGTGTTCTGCCAAGAGCTGAGGTGCGGCCCTGCGCTCCAGGCCTCCCGCCAGGGTTTGGGCGTCGTCGGGAAGTATATGACCTGCCGGGGCACCGAGAAGACCATCCGGGACTGCAGGCTCAACAACAACCTTCGCAGCGGCTGTGACTTCCAGCAGGACGCAGAGGTGGTCTGCTCAG GACACACTGAGGCCCGGCTGGTGGGCGGTGAGCACCCCTGTGCTGGGCGCCTGGAGGTGAGGCGTGGCCTGGCCTGGGGTGCCATCTGCGACTCTGACCTGGACCAGGCTACGGCTCACGTGGTGTGCCGAGAGCTGCAGTGTGGTGtggccgtgtccatgcccaggggCACCCACTTCGGCCGTGGCTCTGGGCTCATATGGACGGAGGCCTTCCACTGTGCAGGCAACGAGTCCCTGCTGTTCCACTGCCCTCGGGGGCCCGGGCACCAGTGTGGGCACGACCAAGACGCCGGGCTGAGGTGCTCAG AGTTCCGGCTGGTcaacggcagcagcagctgcGAGGGGCGCTTGGAACTCCAGGTTCAGGGGGCCTGGAAGCCCCTCTGTGCCGCCCACTGGGACTTAGCAGATGCCACCGTCCTCTGTCACCAGCTCAACTGTGGCAACGCGGTGGCCACTCCCCAAGGAGGCCATTTTGGGGACGGAGATGCTCCCATCTGGCCCGACGTGTTTCACTGCACGGGGACAGAGCCCTACTTGTGGAATTGCCCAGTTAGCACTCTGGGGGCCCCAGCCTGTGCCCTGGGAAACGCAGCCGCCGTGGTCTGCTCAG gcctccctgacGCCCTGCGACTAAGAGACGGGCAGAGCCGCTGCGATGGCCGCGTGGAGATATCCCTGGACGGGGTGTGGGGCCGCGTCCTGGACGACGGGTGGGACCTGCACGGCGCGGCCGTCGTGTGCCGGCAGCTGGGGTGCGGAGGCGCCGAGCGAGCCTACGACGCGCCTGCACCCCCGCGCGGGGCCGTCCCGGTGCGGCTGAGCCGTGCGCGCTGTCTGGGCACCGAGAGCCGCCTGACCCAGTGCAACGTGTCCGCGGCCCTGCTGGTGTCCGCGGGGACCTCGAGGGACGCGGGTGTCCTGTGCTCCG GGAGCCGCCGGGTGCGGCTGGCCGCGGGCCCGGGCCGCTGTGCAGGGCGTGTGGAGGTGCTCCACGGCGGCGCATGGGGCACCGTGTGCGACGACGGCTGGGACCTGCGGGACGCCCACGTGGTCTGCCGGCAGCTGGCCTGCGGCGCCGCCCTCAGCGCCCCAGGGGCCGCGCACTTCGGGGCTGGGGCCGGGCGCATCTGGATGGACGAGCTGGGCTGCGGGGGCCAGGAGTCTGCGCTGTGGCAGTGCCCGTCGGAGGGCTGGGGCCGGCACGACTGTGGACACAAGGAGGACGCCGGCGTCTTCTGCTCAG AATCGGTGGCCCTGAGGCTGCGAGGCGGCACCCACCACTGCACTGGGTGGCTGGACGTGTTCTACAATGGGACATGGGGCGCTGTGTGCAGTAACACCCTGAAGGACACCTCCATGTCCATCATCTGCAAgcagctgggctgtggggagcagggctggctggagaaCAGGCCCGTCCACGCTGCAGGCTTGGGCGTCTCCTGGGTGGACAACATTGAGTGCCGCAGGCTGCGAAACTccacgctgtggcagtgccccTCAGCCCCGTGGAACCCACGCTCCTGTACCCGCGGAGAGGAGGTCTGGATCACCTGTGCAG GATCATCAGAGCAAACGCCCCAGGATTCCACGGAGACTCTCAACTGCTTATCCACCCACAGCTGCCCAG aGGAGGGCGCGCTGCGCGTGCGCGGGGGAGAGGACGACTGCTCCGGTCGCGTGGAGCTCTGGCACGCCGGCTCCTGGGGCACCGTGTGCGACGATTCCTGGGACCTGGCGGACGCGGAGGTCGTGTGCCGCCAGCTGGGCTGTGGGCGGGCCCTGAGCGCCCTGGCGGGGGCCGCCTTCGGGCCGGGCTCGGGGCCCGTGTGGCTGGACGAGGTGCAGTGCCGGGGCAGCGAGGCGTCCCTGCGGAGCTGCCCCGCGGAGCCGTGGGGACGTGGAGACTGCGCGCACAAAGAGGACGCGGGCGTGCGCTGCTCCC GTGACAAGGGGACCACTGCCCTACCGGAGGCATCTG GCTCTACCCTGGTTCCTCTACCTGCCCTCAAGGCTGGGAGCCTGCCCGTGACCTTCTGCTTCATCCTGGGCACCCTCCTGGGCATTGTCTTGCTGGTCCTGGGGACGAAGTGGTGCCACGACAGAGGAGCCTGCAGGG ATTCCAGAATGTCGGGGAGTCTGCACTCAGAAGGTGTCTATGAGGACATCGCAGCCATCCCTGTGGAGGAGAAAGACAACAGCCCAGGGGGGTCTCAGGACCTGATGCTGGAGGAGGAGTACGACGATGCCCAGGAGCTGGAGCAGGACCCCGAGGacgagggagcagaggagggggcgCCCCTGAGCTCC GTGGGGCTCTTCACAGCCTGGGCCCAGAAGTTCGGGCTGGGACGGAAGACCAGGGTGGCCGGTGCCCCAGGACGTGATGACCCTGAGCTGAGAATGGGGGACATCAGCGAGACCAGAGGGTGGGAGAGAACCCAGGTGCATGGGGGCTTTCATTTTCCTCGTAAGATGCTATTAAACTCACTTTGA
- the SCART1 gene encoding scavenger receptor cysteine-rich domain-containing protein SCART1 isoform X3: protein MRAALWALILGPLLLSLRAVPTGGTFREIRLVQGRSPCAGLPEIRNVNGVDRLCGLHQEEATVFCQELRCGPALQASRQGLGVVGKYMTCRGTEKTIRDCRLNNNLRSGCDFQQDAEVVCSGHTEARLVGGEHPCAGRLEVRRGLAWGAICDSDLDQATAHVVCRELQCGVAVSMPRGTHFGRGSGLIWTEAFHCAGNESLLFHCPRGPGHQCGHDQDAGLRCSEFRLVNGSSSCEGRLELQVQGAWKPLCAAHWDLADATVLCHQLNCGNAVATPQGGHFGDGDAPIWPDVFHCTGTEPYLWNCPVSTLGAPACALGNAAAVVCSGLPDALRLRDGQSRCDGRVEISLDGVWGRVLDDGWDLHGAAVVCRQLGCGGAERAYDAPAPPRGAVPVRLSRARCLGTESRLTQCNVSAALLVSAGTSRDAGVLCSGSRRVRLAAGPGRCAGRVEVLHGGAWGTVCDDGWDLRDAHVVCRQLACGAALSAPGAAHFGAGAGRIWMDELGCGGQESALWQCPSEGWGRHDCGHKEDAGVFCSESVALRLRGGTHHCTGWLDVFYNGTWGAVCSNTLKDTSMSIICKQLGCGEQGWLENRPVHAAGLGVSWVDNIECRRLRNSTLWQCPSAPWNPRSCTRGEEVWITCAGSSEQTPQDSTETLNCLSTHSCPEEGALRVRGGEDDCSGRVELWHAGSWGTVCDDSWDLADAEVVCRQLGCGRALSALAGAAFGPGSGPVWLDEVQCRGSEASLRSCPAEPWGRGDCAHKEDAGVRCSRDKGTTALPEASGSTLVPLPALKAGSLPVTFCFILGTLLGIVLLVLGTKWCHDRGACRDSRMSGSLHSEGVYEDIAAIPVEEKDNSPGGSQDLMLEEEYDDAQELEQDPEDEGAEEGAPLSSVGLFTAWAQKFGLGRKTRVAGAPGRDDPELRMGDISETRGWERTQVHGGFHFPRKMLLNSL from the exons ATGAGGGCCGCTCTCTGGGCCTTGATACTCGGGCCCCTTCTCCTGTCTCTCAGGGCAGTCCCCACTG GCGGCACTTTTCGGGAGATCCGGCTGGTGCAGGGCCGCAGCCCCTGCGCGGGGCTCCCCGAGATCAGGAACGTGAACGGGGTGGATCGCCTCTGTGGCCTGCACCAGGAGGAGGCCACGGTGTTCTGCCAAGAGCTGAGGTGCGGCCCTGCGCTCCAGGCCTCCCGCCAGGGTTTGGGCGTCGTCGGGAAGTATATGACCTGCCGGGGCACCGAGAAGACCATCCGGGACTGCAGGCTCAACAACAACCTTCGCAGCGGCTGTGACTTCCAGCAGGACGCAGAGGTGGTCTGCTCAG GACACACTGAGGCCCGGCTGGTGGGCGGTGAGCACCCCTGTGCTGGGCGCCTGGAGGTGAGGCGTGGCCTGGCCTGGGGTGCCATCTGCGACTCTGACCTGGACCAGGCTACGGCTCACGTGGTGTGCCGAGAGCTGCAGTGTGGTGtggccgtgtccatgcccaggggCACCCACTTCGGCCGTGGCTCTGGGCTCATATGGACGGAGGCCTTCCACTGTGCAGGCAACGAGTCCCTGCTGTTCCACTGCCCTCGGGGGCCCGGGCACCAGTGTGGGCACGACCAAGACGCCGGGCTGAGGTGCTCAG AGTTCCGGCTGGTcaacggcagcagcagctgcGAGGGGCGCTTGGAACTCCAGGTTCAGGGGGCCTGGAAGCCCCTCTGTGCCGCCCACTGGGACTTAGCAGATGCCACCGTCCTCTGTCACCAGCTCAACTGTGGCAACGCGGTGGCCACTCCCCAAGGAGGCCATTTTGGGGACGGAGATGCTCCCATCTGGCCCGACGTGTTTCACTGCACGGGGACAGAGCCCTACTTGTGGAATTGCCCAGTTAGCACTCTGGGGGCCCCAGCCTGTGCCCTGGGAAACGCAGCCGCCGTGGTCTGCTCAG gcctccctgacGCCCTGCGACTAAGAGACGGGCAGAGCCGCTGCGATGGCCGCGTGGAGATATCCCTGGACGGGGTGTGGGGCCGCGTCCTGGACGACGGGTGGGACCTGCACGGCGCGGCCGTCGTGTGCCGGCAGCTGGGGTGCGGAGGCGCCGAGCGAGCCTACGACGCGCCTGCACCCCCGCGCGGGGCCGTCCCGGTGCGGCTGAGCCGTGCGCGCTGTCTGGGCACCGAGAGCCGCCTGACCCAGTGCAACGTGTCCGCGGCCCTGCTGGTGTCCGCGGGGACCTCGAGGGACGCGGGTGTCCTGTGCTCCG GGAGCCGCCGGGTGCGGCTGGCCGCGGGCCCGGGCCGCTGTGCAGGGCGTGTGGAGGTGCTCCACGGCGGCGCATGGGGCACCGTGTGCGACGACGGCTGGGACCTGCGGGACGCCCACGTGGTCTGCCGGCAGCTGGCCTGCGGCGCCGCCCTCAGCGCCCCAGGGGCCGCGCACTTCGGGGCTGGGGCCGGGCGCATCTGGATGGACGAGCTGGGCTGCGGGGGCCAGGAGTCTGCGCTGTGGCAGTGCCCGTCGGAGGGCTGGGGCCGGCACGACTGTGGACACAAGGAGGACGCCGGCGTCTTCTGCTCAG AATCGGTGGCCCTGAGGCTGCGAGGCGGCACCCACCACTGCACTGGGTGGCTGGACGTGTTCTACAATGGGACATGGGGCGCTGTGTGCAGTAACACCCTGAAGGACACCTCCATGTCCATCATCTGCAAgcagctgggctgtggggagcagggctggctggagaaCAGGCCCGTCCACGCTGCAGGCTTGGGCGTCTCCTGGGTGGACAACATTGAGTGCCGCAGGCTGCGAAACTccacgctgtggcagtgccccTCAGCCCCGTGGAACCCACGCTCCTGTACCCGCGGAGAGGAGGTCTGGATCACCTGTGCAG GATCATCAGAGCAAACGCCCCAGGATTCCACGGAGACTCTCAACTGCTTATCCACCCACAGCTGCCCAG aGGAGGGCGCGCTGCGCGTGCGCGGGGGAGAGGACGACTGCTCCGGTCGCGTGGAGCTCTGGCACGCCGGCTCCTGGGGCACCGTGTGCGACGATTCCTGGGACCTGGCGGACGCGGAGGTCGTGTGCCGCCAGCTGGGCTGTGGGCGGGCCCTGAGCGCCCTGGCGGGGGCCGCCTTCGGGCCGGGCTCGGGGCCCGTGTGGCTGGACGAGGTGCAGTGCCGGGGCAGCGAGGCGTCCCTGCGGAGCTGCCCCGCGGAGCCGTGGGGACGTGGAGACTGCGCGCACAAAGAGGACGCGGGCGTGCGCTGCTCCC GTGACAAGGGGACCACTGCCCTACCGGAGGCATCTG GCTCTACCCTGGTTCCTCTACCTGCCCTCAAGGCTGGGAGCCTGCCCGTGACCTTCTGCTTCATCCTGGGCACCCTCCTGGGCATTGTCTTGCTGGTCCTGGGGACGAAGTGGTGCCACGACAGAGGAGCCTGCAGGG ATTCCAGAATGTCGGGGAGTCTGCACTCAGAAGGTGTCTATGAGGACATCGCAGCCATCCCTGTGGAGGAGAAAGACAACAGCCCAGGGGGGTCTCAGGACCTGATGCTGGAGGAGGAGTACGACGATGCCCAGGAGCTGGAGCAGGACCCCGAGGacgagggagcagaggagggggcgCCCCTGAGCTCC GTGGGGCTCTTCACAGCCTGGGCCCAGAAGTTCGGGCTGGGACGGAAGACCAGGGTGGCCGGTGCCCCAGGACGTGATGACCCTGAGCTGAGAATGGGGGACATCAGCGAGACCAGAGGGTGGGAGAGAACCCAGGTGCATGGGGGCTTTCATTTTCCTCGTAAGATGCTATTAAACTCACTTTGA
- the SCART1 gene encoding scavenger receptor cysteine-rich domain-containing protein SCART1 isoform X7 produces the protein MRAALWALILGPLLLSLRAVPTGGPGDLRLAYRPSPCDGVVLVQREGKWGHVCNREWTQREASVVCRQLGCGDAVGAPKYVPLPGEMQLPWLHNVSCSGKESSLWECSLGAWTRSKCPHEWVVVALCKSGTFREIRLVQGRSPCAGLPEIRNVNGVDRLCGLHQEEATVFCQELRCGPALQASRQGLGVVGKYMTCRGTEKTIRDCRLNNNLRSGCDFQQDAEVVCSGLPDALRLRDGQSRCDGRVEISLDGVWGRVLDDGWDLHGAAVVCRQLGCGGAERAYDAPAPPRGAVPVRLSRARCLGTESRLTQCNVSAALLVSAGTSRDAGVLCSGSRRVRLAAGPGRCAGRVEVLHGGAWGTVCDDGWDLRDAHVVCRQLACGAALSAPGAAHFGAGAGRIWMDELGCGGQESALWQCPSEGWGRHDCGHKEDAGVFCSESVALRLRGGTHHCTGWLDVFYNGTWGAVCSNTLKDTSMSIICKQLGCGEQGWLENRPVHAAGLGVSWVDNIECRRLRNSTLWQCPSAPWNPRSCTRGEEVWITCAGSSEQTPQDSTETLNCLSTHSCPEEGALRVRGGEDDCSGRVELWHAGSWGTVCDDSWDLADAEVVCRQLGCGRALSALAGAAFGPGSGPVWLDEVQCRGSEASLRSCPAEPWGRGDCAHKEDAGVRCSRDKGTTALPEASGSTLVPLPALKAGSLPVTFCFILGTLLGIVLLVLGTKWCHDRGACRDSRMSGSLHSEGVYEDIAAIPVEEKDNSPGGSQDLMLEEEYDDAQELEQDPEDEGAEEGAPLSSVGLFTAWAQKFGLGRKTRVAGAPGRDDPELRMGDISETRGWERTQVHGGFHFPRKMLLNSL, from the exons ATGAGGGCCGCTCTCTGGGCCTTGATACTCGGGCCCCTTCTCCTGTCTCTCAGGGCAGTCCCCACTG GTGGACCCGGCGACCTGAGGCTGGCATACAGACCCAGCCCATGTGACGGAGTGGTGCTGGTCCAACGCGAGGGGAAGTGGGGACACGTGTGCAACCGGGAGTGGACACAGAGGGAGGCGTCTGTGGTCTGCAGGCAGCTGGGCTGTGGAGATGCGGTGGGGGCCCCCAAGTACGTCCCACTGCCTGGGGAGATGCAGCTGCCCTGGCTCCACAACGTGTCCTGCAGCGGAAAGGAGTCCTCCCTGTGGGAGTGCAGCCTCGGGGCATGGACGCGGAGCAAGTGCCCCCACGAGTGGGTGGTGGTGGCTCTGTGCAAGA GCGGCACTTTTCGGGAGATCCGGCTGGTGCAGGGCCGCAGCCCCTGCGCGGGGCTCCCCGAGATCAGGAACGTGAACGGGGTGGATCGCCTCTGTGGCCTGCACCAGGAGGAGGCCACGGTGTTCTGCCAAGAGCTGAGGTGCGGCCCTGCGCTCCAGGCCTCCCGCCAGGGTTTGGGCGTCGTCGGGAAGTATATGACCTGCCGGGGCACCGAGAAGACCATCCGGGACTGCAGGCTCAACAACAACCTTCGCAGCGGCTGTGACTTCCAGCAGGACGCAGAGGTGGTCTGCTCAG gcctccctgacGCCCTGCGACTAAGAGACGGGCAGAGCCGCTGCGATGGCCGCGTGGAGATATCCCTGGACGGGGTGTGGGGCCGCGTCCTGGACGACGGGTGGGACCTGCACGGCGCGGCCGTCGTGTGCCGGCAGCTGGGGTGCGGAGGCGCCGAGCGAGCCTACGACGCGCCTGCACCCCCGCGCGGGGCCGTCCCGGTGCGGCTGAGCCGTGCGCGCTGTCTGGGCACCGAGAGCCGCCTGACCCAGTGCAACGTGTCCGCGGCCCTGCTGGTGTCCGCGGGGACCTCGAGGGACGCGGGTGTCCTGTGCTCCG GGAGCCGCCGGGTGCGGCTGGCCGCGGGCCCGGGCCGCTGTGCAGGGCGTGTGGAGGTGCTCCACGGCGGCGCATGGGGCACCGTGTGCGACGACGGCTGGGACCTGCGGGACGCCCACGTGGTCTGCCGGCAGCTGGCCTGCGGCGCCGCCCTCAGCGCCCCAGGGGCCGCGCACTTCGGGGCTGGGGCCGGGCGCATCTGGATGGACGAGCTGGGCTGCGGGGGCCAGGAGTCTGCGCTGTGGCAGTGCCCGTCGGAGGGCTGGGGCCGGCACGACTGTGGACACAAGGAGGACGCCGGCGTCTTCTGCTCAG AATCGGTGGCCCTGAGGCTGCGAGGCGGCACCCACCACTGCACTGGGTGGCTGGACGTGTTCTACAATGGGACATGGGGCGCTGTGTGCAGTAACACCCTGAAGGACACCTCCATGTCCATCATCTGCAAgcagctgggctgtggggagcagggctggctggagaaCAGGCCCGTCCACGCTGCAGGCTTGGGCGTCTCCTGGGTGGACAACATTGAGTGCCGCAGGCTGCGAAACTccacgctgtggcagtgccccTCAGCCCCGTGGAACCCACGCTCCTGTACCCGCGGAGAGGAGGTCTGGATCACCTGTGCAG GATCATCAGAGCAAACGCCCCAGGATTCCACGGAGACTCTCAACTGCTTATCCACCCACAGCTGCCCAG aGGAGGGCGCGCTGCGCGTGCGCGGGGGAGAGGACGACTGCTCCGGTCGCGTGGAGCTCTGGCACGCCGGCTCCTGGGGCACCGTGTGCGACGATTCCTGGGACCTGGCGGACGCGGAGGTCGTGTGCCGCCAGCTGGGCTGTGGGCGGGCCCTGAGCGCCCTGGCGGGGGCCGCCTTCGGGCCGGGCTCGGGGCCCGTGTGGCTGGACGAGGTGCAGTGCCGGGGCAGCGAGGCGTCCCTGCGGAGCTGCCCCGCGGAGCCGTGGGGACGTGGAGACTGCGCGCACAAAGAGGACGCGGGCGTGCGCTGCTCCC GTGACAAGGGGACCACTGCCCTACCGGAGGCATCTG GCTCTACCCTGGTTCCTCTACCTGCCCTCAAGGCTGGGAGCCTGCCCGTGACCTTCTGCTTCATCCTGGGCACCCTCCTGGGCATTGTCTTGCTGGTCCTGGGGACGAAGTGGTGCCACGACAGAGGAGCCTGCAGGG ATTCCAGAATGTCGGGGAGTCTGCACTCAGAAGGTGTCTATGAGGACATCGCAGCCATCCCTGTGGAGGAGAAAGACAACAGCCCAGGGGGGTCTCAGGACCTGATGCTGGAGGAGGAGTACGACGATGCCCAGGAGCTGGAGCAGGACCCCGAGGacgagggagcagaggagggggcgCCCCTGAGCTCC GTGGGGCTCTTCACAGCCTGGGCCCAGAAGTTCGGGCTGGGACGGAAGACCAGGGTGGCCGGTGCCCCAGGACGTGATGACCCTGAGCTGAGAATGGGGGACATCAGCGAGACCAGAGGGTGGGAGAGAACCCAGGTGCATGGGGGCTTTCATTTTCCTCGTAAGATGCTATTAAACTCACTTTGA